One window of Novipirellula aureliae genomic DNA carries:
- a CDS encoding DUF2238 domain-containing protein: MRLQLLLIGLTLSAIPLSFIDAPYPQELILQHIPTSIGLVLLAFAVIFVRPTGLSFFCVLAFVWLHLIGARWIYSFVPYDALVEQIVGISISDYFGWERNHYDRLVHFASGILGVPLASECLQRFAHMRPLGAAIMGISCVMAIGATYEILEWQIAMTFSPAQAEAYNGQQGDRWDPQKDLALAGIGSLLSAGLVFRWSPAMAR, translated from the coding sequence TTGAGACTCCAGCTTCTCCTCATCGGACTCACGCTCTCGGCGATTCCGCTTTCGTTCATTGACGCGCCATATCCGCAGGAGCTGATTCTGCAGCATATTCCAACATCGATTGGTCTCGTATTGCTGGCGTTCGCGGTGATCTTCGTTCGCCCAACCGGTCTATCCTTTTTTTGTGTTCTTGCCTTCGTCTGGCTGCATCTGATTGGTGCACGATGGATCTACTCATTCGTGCCCTACGACGCCCTCGTTGAGCAAATTGTAGGGATATCGATCTCTGACTACTTCGGCTGGGAGCGAAATCACTATGATCGCTTGGTGCATTTTGCCTCTGGAATACTCGGCGTTCCACTCGCGTCCGAGTGTTTGCAGAGGTTCGCCCACATGCGACCACTTGGCGCCGCAATCATGGGTATCTCGTGTGTCATGGCAATTGGTGCAACTTACGAGATTCTTGAATGGCAGATTGCGATGACGTTCTCGCCCGCGCAGGCAGAAGCGTACAATGGACAGCAGGGTGACAGATGGGACCCACAAAAAGACTTGGCGCTGGCGGGCATCGGATCGCTGCTGTCCGCTGGATTGGTGTTTCGTTGGTCGCCGGCCATGGCACGCTGA
- a CDS encoding four helix bundle protein, producing MTQPIFDHDRLDVYRLSIEYVASSFAIAKDLNGCHRHARDQWLHATQSIPLNIAEGNGKRSLKDRSHFLDIARGSALECVAIQDVLAATDSMNDECHRQRKQILHRIVSMLTRLIARSDVVAESATEYNAGVEYKYEYREAEYEYDEVRKPEPSRPPKDGYRYPLTNHETSKRSISRLRRAYFVWTRSPDHRAKSAGRLAEWGLSGLALTNWRENCRYRDCR from the coding sequence ATGACCCAACCGATCTTCGACCACGATCGACTCGACGTTTATCGTCTCTCCATCGAATACGTTGCGTCGTCATTCGCGATTGCAAAGGATCTCAATGGTTGCCACCGGCATGCTCGCGATCAATGGCTCCACGCTACTCAATCGATTCCGCTGAACATCGCGGAAGGCAACGGGAAGCGTAGTCTCAAAGATCGCAGTCATTTTCTGGATATCGCTCGCGGTTCGGCGTTGGAATGTGTTGCGATCCAAGACGTGCTTGCGGCAACCGATAGCATGAACGATGAATGCCATCGCCAACGGAAGCAAATATTGCATCGGATCGTGTCGATGTTGACACGGTTGATTGCACGATCAGATGTCGTCGCCGAGTCTGCGACCGAGTACAATGCTGGGGTCGAGTACAAGTACGAGTACCGCGAGGCTGAGTACGAGTACGATGAAGTCAGGAAGCCAGAACCAAGCCGTCCACCGAAGGACGGCTACCGTTACCCTTTAACGAATCATGAAACATCCAAGAGATCGATATCGCGACTACGTCGAGCATACTTTGTATGGACGCGGTCCCCGGATCACAGGGCAAAATCCGCAGGACGATTGGCCGAATGGGGTCTATCTGGGTTGGCACTCACCAATTGGCGAGAGAATTGCCGATACCGCGATTGTCGCTGA
- a CDS encoding DNA methyltransferase: protein MNIEKIEQSVRKIATVANPESFVFDLLLAYGQPKAAISRLKKGDYNRSTNDGEIVWKKKLAFKHDSTSDLHGVIDQMQNDAAVTTHQPRFMIVTDFQTLLAVDTKTDDSLDIPIGDLGDYFDFFLPWAGMEKSQVQGENPADVKAAEKMARLYELILVENPADTDEARHALNIFLSRLLFCYFAEDTDIFASNQFTNGIASHTGTDGSDLQGYLKKLFAVLSTEDRTSFPEFLRKFPYVNGGLFCDEYPVPVFNTKSRALIIECGSLNWKAINPDIFGSMIQAVVHSDERGRMGMHYTSVVNIMKVIEPLFLNELREQLEQAGTNKKKLKALLDRLYNLRIFDPACGSGNFLIIAYKELCRLEIEIFQRLGRSDNAVQMELFRSNLQLTQFYGIELDDFAHETAKLSMWLAEHQMNLEFKQVFGATRPTLPLHDGGHIFCGNATRLDWEEVCSQSSGAEVFVLGNPPYLGFKMQNAAQKDDIAHVFAGKKGFKKLDYTSCWMVKAADFCRTTDACFGFVSTNSLCQGEHVGLLWPHILKDGMEITFAHVSFPWKNHARQNAGVVCCVVGVGKHSNGQKYIYSGSDRIAVENISPYLTGSRVTGVAKRSTPLSNFPGMTLGNMPKDDGNFILTEIEKESLTNSFPESEVLIRKLVGASEAMRSVWRWCLWIKPHQEEMARRIPPILKRIEKVKAFRAASSDSSANKMAATPFRFREQKEAKQNSIIVPTVTSSRRKYIPLGFLDPTIVIVAPNQAIYDPEPYIFAVISSSMHICWVRAVGGKMKTDFRYSSALCYNTFPFPDISEDTKTELEQHVFNVLDQREAFPELTLGELYDPDRMPPGLLKAHHEMDVAIEHCYRKKPFTSDEERLEYLFKLYEKMVEDEKNADA, encoded by the coding sequence ATGAACATTGAAAAAATCGAACAGAGCGTCCGAAAGATCGCGACAGTGGCGAATCCAGAATCGTTTGTCTTCGACCTCCTGCTCGCTTATGGTCAACCGAAAGCTGCGATTTCGCGGCTGAAGAAAGGCGACTACAACCGATCGACGAACGATGGCGAAATCGTTTGGAAAAAGAAATTGGCGTTTAAGCATGATTCAACATCTGATCTGCATGGTGTGATCGACCAGATGCAAAACGACGCGGCTGTGACCACGCACCAACCGCGTTTTATGATCGTTACGGATTTCCAAACACTGTTGGCCGTCGATACCAAGACGGACGATTCACTGGATATCCCGATTGGGGACTTGGGAGACTACTTCGATTTCTTTCTGCCGTGGGCGGGGATGGAGAAATCGCAGGTGCAGGGCGAGAACCCGGCGGACGTTAAAGCGGCCGAGAAAATGGCACGGCTTTATGAGTTGATTCTGGTTGAGAATCCAGCGGATACCGATGAAGCTCGGCACGCATTGAATATCTTTCTTTCGCGGTTGCTGTTCTGCTATTTCGCAGAAGATACAGACATTTTTGCGTCGAATCAGTTTACGAACGGGATCGCTTCCCACACCGGGACAGATGGTAGTGACTTGCAGGGCTACTTGAAAAAGCTGTTTGCCGTATTGAGTACCGAAGATCGAACGTCGTTTCCTGAATTCTTACGCAAATTCCCATACGTTAACGGAGGGCTGTTTTGCGACGAGTATCCGGTGCCAGTGTTCAACACGAAGTCGCGAGCGTTGATCATCGAATGCGGTTCGCTGAACTGGAAGGCCATCAATCCGGACATTTTTGGCTCGATGATTCAGGCAGTGGTGCATTCCGACGAACGTGGTCGGATGGGAATGCACTACACGTCGGTAGTGAACATTATGAAAGTCATCGAGCCACTGTTCCTGAACGAACTGCGGGAGCAACTTGAACAGGCAGGTACTAATAAGAAGAAACTGAAGGCGTTGCTGGATCGCCTTTACAACTTGCGGATTTTCGACCCAGCGTGCGGCAGCGGCAATTTCTTGATCATCGCTTACAAAGAGCTTTGTCGGCTGGAAATTGAAATCTTCCAACGACTTGGGCGAAGTGACAACGCAGTGCAGATGGAGTTGTTCCGTAGTAACCTTCAGTTGACTCAGTTTTACGGGATCGAACTGGATGACTTCGCGCACGAAACAGCAAAGCTGTCGATGTGGCTGGCGGAGCATCAAATGAACTTGGAATTCAAACAGGTTTTCGGAGCGACGCGTCCCACATTACCGCTGCACGACGGTGGCCATATTTTTTGCGGGAATGCGACACGACTGGACTGGGAGGAAGTTTGCTCGCAATCATCTGGTGCTGAAGTTTTCGTCCTTGGTAACCCCCCTTACCTTGGTTTCAAAATGCAAAATGCAGCACAAAAGGACGACATTGCACATGTATTTGCTGGAAAGAAAGGTTTTAAGAAATTGGACTACACGTCATGTTGGATGGTGAAGGCCGCTGACTTTTGCCGAACAACCGACGCTTGCTTTGGATTCGTTTCTACTAATTCTTTGTGCCAAGGAGAGCATGTGGGACTTCTGTGGCCCCATATTCTCAAAGATGGAATGGAAATCACATTTGCGCACGTATCCTTCCCTTGGAAGAATCATGCAAGACAGAATGCTGGAGTGGTTTGTTGTGTTGTTGGAGTGGGAAAGCATTCTAATGGGCAGAAGTACATATATAGCGGAAGCGATAGAATTGCTGTTGAGAACATAAGTCCCTACTTAACAGGTTCGCGAGTGACAGGCGTTGCCAAACGTAGCACTCCACTTTCTAATTTCCCGGGAATGACACTGGGAAACATGCCAAAAGACGATGGAAACTTTATTCTTACAGAAATAGAGAAAGAGTCACTCACAAACTCGTTCCCTGAAAGCGAAGTGCTAATTCGGAAGTTGGTTGGCGCGAGTGAAGCAATGAGATCCGTATGGCGTTGGTGCCTTTGGATTAAGCCTCATCAAGAAGAAATGGCTAGACGCATTCCACCAATTCTCAAGCGAATCGAAAAAGTCAAAGCGTTTCGTGCTGCAAGTTCAGATTCGTCTGCGAATAAAATGGCAGCTACTCCGTTTCGTTTCCGAGAGCAAAAAGAAGCGAAACAAAATTCAATTATTGTTCCTACAGTGACATCGTCGCGCCGGAAGTACATTCCGCTTGGATTCTTGGATCCGACGATTGTAATAGTGGCTCCAAACCAAGCAATTTATGACCCAGAACCGTATATTTTTGCAGTGATATCTTCGAGCATGCATATTTGTTGGGTGAGGGCGGTCGGCGGTAAAATGAAAACAGATTTCAGGTATTCTTCGGCACTTTGCTACAACACATTTCCGTTTCCAGACATCAGCGAAGATACAAAAACGGAGCTCGAACAGCACGTCTTCAACGTGCTCGATCAACGCGAAGCGTTTCCTGAATTGACCCTGGGCGAATTGTACGATCCCGACCGGATGCCACCAGGACTTCTGAAAGCTCACCACGAAATGGACGTGGCTATCGAACATTGCTATCGCAAGAAGCCGTTCACGAGCGACGAAGAACGGCTTGAATATCTGTTCAAACTATATGAGAAAATGGTCGAGGACGAAAAGAACGCCGATGCCTAA
- a CDS encoding DUF4276 family protein: MNKLVVMVEGETEQTFVRDQLSGHLALFGVTAWPILPGRGGRLQGVRKWAGARADIIRSLNSGNFVTTMFDFYGVPEDWPGRSDTGSLPWSSRAEFVETKIAEDIGVAMGNRFNPDRFVPYLQLHEFEALAFSNIESLASVTAPLGTISSEKLVKSFTEILDEAGTPEAINDSYDTCPSRRISKLVAGYRKRVHGPIVTRRIGLSAIREKCKHFAGWLEKLESIGTAS, translated from the coding sequence GTGAATAAGCTTGTGGTGATGGTGGAAGGGGAAACAGAGCAAACATTTGTCCGCGATCAGTTATCAGGGCATTTGGCGTTGTTTGGTGTTACAGCTTGGCCGATCTTGCCTGGGCGTGGTGGCCGGCTACAGGGTGTCCGCAAGTGGGCTGGTGCCCGAGCGGATATCATCCGTTCGCTCAACAGTGGCAACTTCGTAACGACAATGTTCGATTTTTATGGCGTTCCTGAGGACTGGCCGGGACGATCGGATACTGGTTCGTTGCCTTGGAGTAGTCGTGCGGAATTCGTTGAAACCAAAATTGCGGAAGATATCGGCGTGGCGATGGGCAATCGCTTCAATCCGGATCGCTTCGTTCCCTATCTTCAGTTGCATGAGTTCGAAGCTCTGGCGTTTTCCAATATTGAGTCCCTTGCTTCTGTGACTGCGCCCCTCGGGACGATCAGTTCAGAAAAGCTTGTCAAAAGCTTTACCGAGATTCTCGATGAAGCCGGCACGCCCGAAGCGATCAATGATAGTTATGACACCTGTCCTTCGCGGCGGATATCAAAACTGGTTGCCGGCTACAGGAAACGGGTCCACGGCCCAATTGTGACGCGGCGAATTGGATTAAGTGCTATTCGTGAAAAGTGTAAACACTTCGCTGGATGGCTAGAAAAACTGGAAAGTATCGGCACAGCATCATAA
- a CDS encoding ParB/RepB/Spo0J family partition protein, giving the protein MASTRDTLKLINNRLDESIGVREQASVPRLSPVANAKDVGRRALRDFGTLALENVIPDPDQPRTEFDDEEIEQLANSIREKGQLHPIRVRWSDDHSKWIIISGERRYRATLKAGLPSIQCHFQNGELSKTEILEQQLIENLLRQDLRPIEEATAFSQLLELNNWSGKQLAEAIRVNPSKITRSLALLRLPDEVQHQVESGELSARAAYELTKLPTHEQVRSVIDSEPDQTPRLTISKVQSQVRQRKGKPSLQPRGVRQTFVTEEGWKVLVTSPRRGNYDEMEQALLQALDEVRLRIANKVHLL; this is encoded by the coding sequence ATGGCAAGCACCCGAGATACATTGAAACTCATCAACAATAGGCTCGATGAGTCCATTGGCGTTCGTGAGCAGGCTTCCGTTCCCAGGCTCAGCCCAGTTGCGAATGCTAAAGACGTGGGCCGGCGTGCGCTTCGTGACTTCGGAACGCTCGCACTGGAAAACGTAATACCGGATCCAGACCAGCCTCGAACCGAGTTCGATGACGAGGAGATCGAGCAGCTTGCAAACAGCATCCGCGAGAAGGGCCAACTGCACCCGATTCGCGTCCGTTGGTCTGATGACCATAGTAAATGGATCATCATCTCCGGCGAGCGGCGTTATCGGGCTACGCTTAAAGCCGGCCTGCCCTCCATTCAATGTCACTTTCAAAACGGTGAGCTTTCAAAGACCGAGATCCTCGAACAGCAACTTATTGAAAACCTTTTGCGGCAAGACTTACGACCCATTGAAGAAGCCACGGCCTTTAGCCAATTGCTTGAGCTAAACAACTGGAGCGGAAAGCAACTGGCGGAGGCTATTCGAGTCAATCCATCAAAAATCACCCGTTCGCTCGCGCTGCTGAGATTGCCGGACGAAGTCCAGCATCAAGTTGAGTCAGGCGAATTGTCCGCGAGAGCAGCCTATGAGCTAACGAAGCTCCCGACACACGAGCAAGTTCGATCAGTGATTGACAGCGAGCCAGACCAAACACCACGCCTTACCATTTCGAAGGTGCAGAGCCAGGTTCGCCAGCGAAAAGGCAAACCCAGCTTACAGCCTCGCGGAGTGAGACAGACATTTGTCACGGAAGAAGGCTGGAAAGTGCTGGTGACCTCACCACGTCGTGGAAACTATGATGAGATGGAGCAGGCACTACTGCAAGCGTTAGACGAAGTCAGGCTGAGGATTGCAAACAAGGTCCACCTTTTATGA
- a CDS encoding helix-turn-helix domain-containing protein: MTESETEYLTIKAACELLGVSHNTLRSWGAAEKIVEYRHPVNNYRLFRKDDVLELKERLANPQPNKSAPAKQRKAK, encoded by the coding sequence ATGACAGAATCCGAAACTGAGTATCTGACGATCAAAGCAGCTTGCGAACTGTTGGGGGTCTCTCACAACACGCTTCGCAGTTGGGGCGCGGCGGAGAAGATCGTTGAGTATCGTCATCCGGTGAACAACTACCGGCTGTTCCGCAAAGACGACGTACTGGAACTGAAAGAGCGACTAGCGAATCCTCAGCCGAACAAGTCAGCACCGGCAAAGCAACGGAAAGCCAAGTGA
- a CDS encoding type II toxin-antitoxin system RelE/ParE family toxin: MKMLDRIEETCQMLAENPGLGEIRKGFGVPVCRSFTVSRYVIFFRPNGNGVDIARILDGSRDL, translated from the coding sequence ATCAAGATGCTAGATCGCATTGAGGAAACGTGTCAGATGCTCGCGGAGAATCCCGGATTAGGAGAAATTCGCAAGGGCTTTGGTGTTCCCGTCTGCCGGTCATTCACCGTCAGTCGTTATGTGATTTTCTTTCGGCCAAACGGTAACGGTGTCGACATAGCGAGGATTCTTGATGGAAGCCGCGATCTCTAG
- a CDS encoding BlaI/MecI/CopY family transcriptional regulator → MSRPSSSQPTEVELQILRVLWEQGPSTARQIHNRLSAERDTNYSTTVKMLSVMLDKKLVKRDDRVRPQVFRVAASRQQTQKSMLKDLIQNAYDGSIGSLVLQALSSEKASREDLAEIRRLLQKLEGGEK, encoded by the coding sequence ATGTCGCGTCCATCATCGTCGCAGCCAACGGAAGTTGAGCTGCAGATACTTCGCGTATTATGGGAGCAGGGGCCGTCGACGGCTCGCCAGATTCACAATCGACTGTCGGCCGAGCGTGACACGAATTACTCGACAACCGTTAAAATGCTTTCGGTCATGCTGGATAAAAAATTGGTCAAGCGAGATGATCGCGTGCGGCCCCAGGTGTTTCGCGTGGCAGCGTCGCGGCAGCAAACTCAGAAAAGTATGCTGAAAGATCTCATTCAAAACGCCTATGACGGGTCGATCGGGAGTCTTGTGCTTCAAGCTCTGTCGTCAGAAAAAGCGTCACGAGAGGATTTGGCCGAAATTCGTCGTCTGCTTCAGAAATTGGAAGGAGGTGAGAAATGA
- a CDS encoding ParA family protein, with protein sequence MERFTICLINQKGGCGKSSTCFHLAGSFAAAGLSVLLVDADPQGSLSQGFFGPEVVEQLPLSETLAALFDESQFFSDPNSLIRETGFDSISIVPTNHHLGAFNMPSPENGGMLQFAIRDFLDEVDGFDVVLIDCPPNLYQCSWNTMIASDYVIIPVPPEDFGTQGLRAVHQCIDHARQLNPELRRLGHLVTRHDKRLLIHRSYEQRLREVYDQLVFETIIPEASAFKVSIACRQPVELYDRRSSAAESMRTLTTEVLDKIRMKLQRHVA encoded by the coding sequence GTGGAACGGTTCACGATCTGCTTAATCAATCAGAAAGGGGGATGCGGTAAAAGCTCAACCTGTTTTCATCTCGCTGGCTCGTTTGCCGCAGCCGGCTTGTCGGTGTTGCTCGTCGATGCTGATCCGCAAGGCTCACTCAGCCAAGGTTTTTTCGGGCCTGAAGTTGTGGAACAGTTGCCGCTCAGCGAAACGCTCGCGGCGTTGTTTGATGAAAGTCAATTCTTCAGCGATCCGAATTCACTAATTCGCGAAACTGGATTTGATTCCATTTCCATCGTGCCAACTAATCATCATCTCGGTGCTTTCAATATGCCGAGTCCTGAAAACGGCGGAATGCTGCAATTTGCAATTCGCGATTTCCTCGACGAGGTCGATGGCTTTGACGTTGTCTTGATTGATTGTCCGCCGAATCTTTACCAGTGTAGTTGGAACACGATGATTGCTTCGGACTACGTCATCATTCCCGTTCCTCCAGAGGATTTTGGCACTCAGGGCTTACGGGCTGTTCACCAGTGCATTGATCATGCACGCCAGCTAAACCCCGAGCTTCGGCGTCTCGGTCACCTAGTGACTCGCCATGACAAGCGATTGTTGATTCATCGCTCTTACGAGCAGCGTCTGCGCGAAGTCTACGACCAGCTTGTCTTCGAGACGATCATTCCCGAAGCCTCGGCGTTTAAGGTCTCGATCGCTTGTCGTCAGCCCGTTGAGCTTTACGACCGCCGCTCATCGGCGGCAGAGTCCATGCGAACTCTCACTACGGAGGTTCTGGACAAAATCAGAATGAAATTACAGCGGCACGTCGCTTGA
- a CDS encoding ribbon-helix-helix domain-containing protein, whose amino-acid sequence MTKSKTVAVPTLWFLEIRDLPAKTGIQQLVYNDRYNGYNRVKEENSMSIDVPAEFESFIESLVARRRFLSTSEVVAESLRLLQSREALAEEVQKGFDQIDEGRSVDGPAAFAKLRSRLQEHLAS is encoded by the coding sequence TTGACCAAAAGTAAGACCGTCGCTGTCCCTACGCTCTGGTTCCTGGAGATCCGCGATTTACCCGCTAAAACGGGCATTCAGCAATTAGTATACAACGACCGATACAATGGGTACAATCGAGTCAAAGAGGAGAATAGCATGTCCATTGATGTCCCAGCCGAATTTGAGTCATTTATCGAATCCCTCGTCGCACGGCGACGATTCTTGTCCACGAGCGAGGTCGTCGCAGAAAGTCTTAGGCTTTTGCAGTCCAGGGAGGCGTTAGCCGAGGAGGTCCAGAAGGGATTCGACCAGATTGATGAAGGACGAAGCGTAGACGGCCCAGCGGCGTTTGCGAAATTGCGGAGCCGGCTACAAGAACACCTTGCGTCTTAA
- a CDS encoding AAA family ATPase, giving the protein MSRAIDKISIRGFKSIETLDDFPLSNLNILIGANGAGKSNFVDFFRMLRAIAEGAFQQFVNEHGGGDGFLFLGPKKTGEISARLDFGGNWYRFSLKPTADGSLQLTGEQVGHGSVSAILSAGTRESALSKSKDFKGHWHKTVYESVSNWTVYHFHDTSALAPMRRDQSARDWERLRPDASNIAAFLLQLKTDETGSYELIRDTIRLIAPFFDDFLLRPQTKGNDQFVRLEWQQKGSDFPFQPTQLSDGTIRFICLATALTQPNPPATILIDEPELGLHPYAISMLADLIKSASARTQVIVSTQSATLLDYFEPSDIVVVSRVKGRSNFERLDSNLLSTWLEDYSVGELWQKNVVQGGPTSE; this is encoded by the coding sequence GTGAGTCGAGCCATAGACAAGATTTCAATCAGGGGGTTCAAGTCAATTGAGACCCTCGATGATTTTCCGCTTTCAAATTTAAATATTCTCATCGGGGCCAACGGGGCGGGGAAAAGCAATTTCGTTGATTTCTTCCGGATGCTGAGGGCGATTGCTGAAGGGGCATTCCAGCAGTTTGTCAATGAGCATGGTGGGGGTGATGGTTTTCTCTTTCTGGGGCCGAAGAAAACGGGGGAGATTTCGGCGAGGTTGGATTTCGGAGGAAACTGGTATCGATTTTCTCTCAAGCCGACCGCTGATGGATCGCTGCAACTGACGGGTGAACAGGTCGGACACGGGTCTGTTAGTGCAATTCTTTCTGCTGGCACTCGCGAATCGGCACTGAGCAAGAGCAAGGACTTTAAGGGCCACTGGCACAAAACGGTCTACGAGTCGGTGTCGAATTGGACTGTGTATCACTTCCACGATACGAGTGCATTGGCACCGATGCGACGAGATCAATCAGCGCGTGACTGGGAGCGTTTGCGTCCCGATGCATCCAACATTGCGGCGTTTCTCCTTCAGCTAAAAACGGACGAGACCGGAAGCTATGAACTCATTCGCGATACCATTCGACTAATAGCTCCATTTTTCGACGACTTCCTACTCCGCCCTCAAACGAAAGGAAACGATCAGTTTGTACGACTTGAGTGGCAGCAAAAAGGAAGTGATTTCCCATTCCAGCCGACGCAGCTGTCGGATGGAACGATTCGTTTCATTTGCCTTGCAACGGCACTGACGCAACCAAATCCACCAGCAACCATTTTGATCGATGAACCTGAACTAGGGCTTCATCCTTATGCCATTTCGATGCTTGCCGACCTAATCAAGTCTGCCTCAGCGCGAACACAAGTTATTGTCTCAACCCAATCGGCAACACTGCTGGACTATTTTGAGCCAAGCGACATTGTCGTCGTCAGTCGCGTAAAAGGTCGCTCCAACTTTGAGCGACTCGATAGTAACTTGTTATCGACGTGGCTAGAAGATTATTCCGTTGGTGAACTCTGGCAGAAAAACGTAGTCCAGGGAGGTCCGACAAGTGAATAA
- a CDS encoding DEAD/DEAH box helicase, with amino-acid sequence MPNLVDVTYAQTGKSLSTDNLGMREMQARAFAARDAQYLLLKAPPASGKSRALMFLGLDKLFNQGLKKVIVAVPERSIGSSFDPTDLKSHGFYADWSFDDKYNLCTPGGDASKVSAVKEFLADSSATILICTHATIRFAFDAVEESAFNDVLLAIDEFHHVSADVDNRLGEVLRAIMSKTTAHVIAMTGSYFRGDSIPVLSPEDEAKFQKVTYNYYEQLNGYTHLKTLGIGYHFYQGSYLSAIDEILDTDEKTILHIPNVNAGESTKDKYNEVDKVLDVIGHVVGQDSVTGVISVKRADGKTIKVADLVNDNPQVRDKIVAFLRTMNSVDDIDLIIALGMAKEGFDWPYCQHALTVGYRGSLTEIIQIIGRATRDSDNKTHSQFTNLIAQPDAENEQVKLSVNNMLKAITASLLMEQVLAPNFKFKTKRFDDEVHEAGTIKIRGFKEPSSQRVKDIVESDLNDLKAAILQDNRMLQALPGQFIDPEIINKVMIPKVIQMKYPELNDEEIEELRQHVVADSVIKNGEIKEVGDKKFVLMAGKFVNIEDLHIDLIDRVNPFQKAFEVLSKSVTAKLLKVIQDTINAGRIQMTDEEAVLLYRDKIPAFLKMHGGKEPNITSGEPLERRMAEALVYLRNKRRQMGRSEQA; translated from the coding sequence ATGCCTAATCTTGTCGATGTCACCTACGCACAAACTGGCAAGAGCCTTTCCACCGACAACCTCGGCATGAGGGAAATGCAGGCGAGAGCCTTCGCAGCGAGGGACGCACAATACTTGCTTCTCAAGGCTCCACCGGCGTCCGGCAAGTCGCGTGCGCTGATGTTTCTGGGGCTCGATAAACTATTCAACCAAGGACTCAAAAAAGTCATCGTCGCGGTGCCTGAACGCTCGATCGGCAGCTCGTTCGATCCGACCGATCTAAAATCTCACGGTTTCTACGCTGACTGGAGTTTCGATGACAAGTACAACCTCTGTACGCCCGGCGGCGATGCAAGCAAGGTATCTGCGGTCAAGGAGTTTCTGGCTGATTCAAGTGCAACGATTTTGATTTGCACCCATGCCACAATTCGATTCGCATTCGACGCGGTCGAAGAATCGGCATTCAACGATGTGCTGTTGGCGATCGATGAATTCCATCATGTTTCGGCGGATGTCGATAATCGGCTGGGCGAAGTGTTGCGAGCCATCATGTCGAAGACGACAGCTCACGTCATCGCGATGACGGGGTCGTATTTCCGTGGAGATAGTATCCCGGTGCTCTCGCCCGAAGATGAAGCGAAGTTTCAGAAGGTGACGTACAACTATTACGAACAGCTCAACGGTTACACCCACCTAAAAACGCTCGGGATTGGCTATCACTTCTACCAAGGCAGCTACCTGTCGGCAATCGACGAGATTCTGGATACAGACGAGAAGACAATTCTGCATATTCCGAATGTCAATGCGGGCGAATCGACCAAGGACAAGTACAACGAGGTCGATAAGGTACTCGATGTCATCGGGCACGTCGTAGGTCAGGACTCTGTAACGGGAGTCATTTCGGTAAAACGGGCAGATGGCAAGACCATCAAGGTTGCTGACCTGGTAAACGATAATCCACAAGTCCGAGACAAGATTGTGGCGTTCTTGCGCACGATGAACTCGGTAGATGACATTGACTTGATCATCGCATTGGGCATGGCCAAGGAAGGTTTCGACTGGCCGTATTGCCAACACGCCTTGACGGTTGGTTATCGCGGTTCGCTTACCGAGATTATTCAAATCATCGGACGCGCCACGCGAGATAGCGACAACAAGACACATTCGCAGTTTACGAACTTGATTGCACAGCCTGACGCCGAGAATGAGCAAGTCAAATTGTCGGTCAACAACATGCTCAAGGCGATCACAGCTTCGTTACTAATGGAGCAGGTATTGGCTCCAAATTTCAAATTCAAAACCAAACGCTTTGACGATGAGGTGCACGAAGCGGGGACAATCAAAATTCGTGGTTTCAAGGAGCCCAGTTCGCAACGTGTTAAAGACATCGTCGAGTCGGATTTGAATGACCTTAAGGCAGCGATCCTGCAAGACAATAGAATGCTGCAAGCCTTGCCCGGTCAGTTCATCGACCCAGAGATCATCAATAAAGTGATGATTCCCAAAGTGATTCAGATGAAGTACCCGGAACTGAATGACGAAGAGATTGAGGAACTGAGGCAGCATGTGGTTGCCGATTCGGTGATCAAAAACGGCGAGATCAAGGAAGTCGGCGATAAGAAGTTCGTGCTGATGGCGGGTAAGTTTGTGAACATCGAGGATTTGCATATTGACTTAATCGACCGTGTGAATCCGTTCCAGAAGGCATTCGAGGTGTTGTCTAAGTCGGTTACTGCGAAGCTGCTGAAGGTGATACAGGACACGATTAACGCGGGTCGTATTCAGATGACAGACGAAGAGGCGGTACTGCTTTACCGCGACAAGATTCCGGCTTTCCTGAAGATGCACGGAGGCAAAGAACCTAACATAACTTCGGGTGAGCCGTTGGAACGCCGTATGGCCGAGGCACTGGTTTATCTACGCAACAAAAGGCGACAGATGGGGCGTAGTGAACAGGCATGA